The Candidatus Neomarinimicrobiota bacterium genome has a segment encoding these proteins:
- a CDS encoding PHP domain-containing protein — protein MTPHHHPRADLHIHSHYSDGTYTVPEIIERAKTLDLRVISITDHDSVKGIDEAKALTKSDNIEIVPGIEFSSELGDISVHLLGYFIDHHDAELLEYLSLCEKRRLIRTEKTVDELRELGYDITLEQILNIAEGGNLGRPHIAEALVQVSEFKSVQQVFRKLLVRGKPGYVEKPTFQVDEIINLVHSAGGICSLAHPKTVGDDTIIPKLVNRGLDAIEVVHSSHNLHDVEKYSALADQYNLVLSGGSDCHGKRLGREVIGKHTISTEQVERLRNRVPDTTVKNTTIDLQE, from the coding sequence ATGACGCCGCATCACCACCCCAGAGCTGACTTGCACATCCATTCGCACTATTCGGATGGGACCTATACGGTGCCGGAAATTATCGAGCGCGCCAAAACGCTCGATCTCCGGGTAATCAGTATTACTGATCATGATTCGGTGAAGGGAATAGACGAAGCAAAGGCGCTTACAAAATCGGACAATATCGAAATTGTCCCCGGGATTGAATTCAGTTCCGAACTCGGTGATATTAGTGTGCACCTTTTGGGATATTTTATCGATCATCATGATGCGGAATTATTGGAGTATTTGAGCCTGTGTGAAAAACGCAGGTTGATTCGGACAGAAAAGACGGTTGACGAGCTCCGGGAATTGGGATACGACATTACGCTGGAACAGATTCTGAACATCGCCGAAGGCGGCAATCTGGGACGGCCCCACATTGCAGAAGCGCTGGTTCAGGTAAGCGAGTTTAAATCTGTCCAGCAGGTCTTTCGGAAATTATTAGTCCGTGGTAAGCCGGGATACGTGGAGAAACCGACCTTCCAGGTGGACGAAATTATCAATTTGGTGCACTCCGCGGGCGGGATTTGCAGTCTGGCTCATCCTAAAACCGTTGGGGACGATACCATTATACCGAAACTCGTAAACCGGGGCCTGGATGCCATCGAGGTTGTGCACTCGAGTCATAATTTGCATGATGTGGAAAAATATTCAGCGCTGGCGGATCAATACAATCTGGTGTTGAGCGGTGGCTCGGACTGTCACGGCAAACGGCTCGGCAGGGAAGTTATAGGCAAACACACCATCAGCACAGAGCAGGTAGAGAGATTACGGAATCGCGTACCAGATACTACGGTTAAAAATACGACTATTGATTTGCAGGAGTAA
- a CDS encoding YbdK family carboxylate-amine ligase, producing the protein MHEEKFEDNSPLTLGVEEEFMFCDTTTGDLTHVAEDFMNEVDPELRDRFSYELLLSEIETNTDVARDVDECMDRVIALRKKVAEICDNLGVIMGVNGTHPFADWRDQQFVRDETYQWVANQLHYYARRNITYGLHVHVGVNDPELAIHMNNGLRRWLAPLLALSGNSPFFEGRPTGMYSTRTMQFGAFPRTNIPPAFHDFAEYDALINKMIESGTIQKPRQIWWKIRPHVDFGTIEFRVCDVQNSLERTRFFVALSQALVGQTLKDFQAGQMEPVLQSEYLNDALWKANRFGLDCDIIGPNTGNILSMRDAVEHMVEYASPMAEELGTLGYLETVEEILETGNEAQYQLRLYEELGQDVRRVHEKMLQDVKLDFTVPV; encoded by the coding sequence ATGCACGAAGAAAAGTTTGAAGATAATTCCCCTCTGACACTTGGGGTTGAAGAAGAATTCATGTTTTGTGACACGACGACTGGCGACCTGACCCATGTAGCGGAAGATTTTATGAATGAGGTTGATCCGGAACTCCGGGATCGATTCAGTTACGAATTATTATTAAGCGAAATCGAGACAAATACCGATGTGGCCCGCGATGTGGATGAGTGCATGGATCGGGTGATTGCCCTCCGGAAAAAGGTCGCAGAGATTTGTGATAACCTCGGGGTAATCATGGGAGTGAACGGAACGCATCCGTTCGCCGACTGGCGGGATCAGCAGTTTGTCCGCGATGAAACGTACCAGTGGGTGGCAAATCAGCTCCACTACTATGCCCGGAGAAATATTACCTATGGGCTGCATGTACATGTGGGAGTGAACGATCCGGAGCTGGCGATTCACATGAATAACGGTTTGCGCCGTTGGTTGGCGCCGCTGCTGGCACTGTCAGGCAATTCACCGTTTTTTGAAGGGCGTCCCACCGGGATGTACTCAACCAGAACCATGCAGTTCGGGGCATTTCCGCGAACAAATATTCCGCCGGCATTTCACGACTTCGCCGAATACGACGCGCTTATAAATAAAATGATCGAGTCGGGAACCATCCAGAAACCGCGGCAGATTTGGTGGAAAATTCGCCCACATGTGGACTTCGGGACTATTGAATTTCGCGTCTGTGACGTACAGAACTCACTGGAGCGTACCCGGTTTTTTGTGGCGCTCTCCCAGGCACTGGTCGGGCAGACCCTGAAAGATTTCCAGGCAGGTCAGATGGAGCCGGTACTCCAATCGGAATACCTGAACGATGCACTCTGGAAGGCCAATCGGTTTGGCCTGGATTGTGATATCATCGGCCCGAATACCGGTAATATCCTGTCGATGCGGGATGCCGTGGAGCACATGGTGGAATATGCCTCTCCCATGGCAGAGGAATTGGGGACACTGGGTTATCTTGAAACTGTCGAGGAAATTCTGGAGACCGGAAACGAAGCCCAGTATCAGCTGCGGCTCTATGAGGAGCTGGGACAGGATGTTCGGCGGGTGCACGAGAAAATGCTGCAGGACGTGAAACTTGACTTTACGGTGCCAGTATAA
- a CDS encoding cytochrome c maturation protein CcmE: MTGKQKKFLISGLVIAAALVLIIATGFQGNQVFYVTVDELYAKAPDLYGERIRMAGNVKEGSIDKSENQLFTRFKMVQEGKDLTIEYEGITPDMFKDGAEVIVEGTYSKEGVFHADNLMAKCASRYEADVTDMEGMKEYKEKNQGY, translated from the coding sequence ATGACCGGGAAACAGAAAAAATTTTTAATAAGCGGACTTGTTATTGCAGCAGCGCTCGTGCTGATTATTGCCACCGGATTCCAGGGAAATCAGGTATTCTATGTGACGGTGGACGAGTTGTACGCGAAGGCGCCTGATCTGTACGGCGAACGAATCCGGATGGCCGGGAACGTGAAAGAGGGGAGCATTGACAAGAGTGAAAATCAGCTGTTCACCCGATTCAAGATGGTGCAGGAAGGCAAGGATTTGACTATCGAATACGAGGGTATTACCCCTGATATGTTCAAAGATGGTGCAGAAGTTATTGTCGAAGGGACGTATTCCAAAGAAGGTGTGTTTCACGCGGATAATCTGATGGCGAAGTGTGCTTCCCGGTATGAAGCCGATGTGACAGACATGGAAGGGATGAAGGAGTACAAAGAAAAGAATCAGGGATATTAG
- a CDS encoding heme lyase CcmF/NrfE family subunit gives MATLGSISLQLAFILAIAGVGVAIYARLQRREDLMETANRAVIGVGILITVAVAVLLRELFLSNFQIEYVAQYTSRNTPWNYKLTALWAGQDGSLLFWNWILSIYAVVAVIQNRKRNLNLLPYAVAVILVVQVFFLILNNFIADPFQPVPPGFTIPDGQGLNPQLQNPGMMIHPPMLYLGYIGFTIPFAFAMSAMLTGKLDNLWITSTRRWTLFAWLCLSIGITLGGKWAYVELGWGGYWAWDPVENASFMPWLTGTAFLHSVIIQEKKNMLRVWNMVLIMLTFFLSIFGTFLTRSGVISSVHSFTASSIGPFFSGFLVIIILSSVFLLYKRMDILKTRNKLESLSSRESSFLLNNLIFIGICFSVLWGTMFPLVSEAVRGSKITVGPPFFNQVNVPIGLALLLLTGIGPLLAWRRTSFESFKRNFMTPIVLGGIAAIVLWIVGVRDLYPFISGVLIVFVSSSIIQEFWKGTTARHRMTGENYARALVNIVLKNKSRFGGYIVHLAIVFYFIGFTGSAFNVEVEKTIEPGEAIEAGMFSFVYSDFQQIDRPNHVAQIVELKVLKNGKSYGKLYPEKRMYFRSNQPNTEVDIIQTWREDLYATLAGVSGGENSATIRIFVNPLVQWIWIGGAILAFGTIIAMLPTKPRTIRKTND, from the coding sequence ATGGCGACACTGGGTAGCATTTCACTGCAGTTGGCCTTCATTCTGGCAATCGCCGGAGTCGGCGTCGCTATTTATGCCCGGCTGCAGCGCCGGGAAGACCTGATGGAAACCGCGAACCGGGCGGTCATCGGCGTTGGTATTCTAATAACTGTGGCGGTCGCCGTGCTGCTTCGGGAATTATTCCTCAGTAATTTCCAAATCGAATATGTAGCCCAGTACACCAGCCGGAATACCCCTTGGAATTACAAGTTAACGGCACTCTGGGCCGGGCAGGACGGTTCCCTGCTGTTCTGGAACTGGATTCTGTCCATATACGCAGTCGTCGCCGTTATCCAAAACCGGAAACGGAACCTGAACCTTCTGCCGTATGCAGTTGCGGTTATCTTGGTCGTCCAGGTTTTTTTCCTCATCCTAAATAACTTTATTGCAGATCCGTTCCAGCCGGTGCCGCCGGGATTCACTATTCCTGACGGCCAGGGATTGAATCCGCAGCTCCAGAATCCGGGGATGATGATCCATCCGCCAATGCTCTATCTCGGGTATATCGGGTTTACAATTCCGTTTGCATTTGCCATGTCCGCGATGCTGACCGGCAAACTGGATAACCTCTGGATTACCTCGACCCGCCGGTGGACGCTGTTCGCCTGGCTCTGCCTCAGCATCGGGATTACCCTCGGTGGCAAATGGGCCTATGTTGAGTTAGGCTGGGGTGGATACTGGGCCTGGGATCCGGTAGAAAATGCGTCATTTATGCCATGGCTGACCGGTACCGCATTCCTGCACTCGGTGATCATCCAGGAGAAGAAAAACATGCTCCGGGTGTGGAATATGGTTCTGATTATGCTCACCTTTTTTCTCTCCATATTTGGAACGTTTCTCACGAGGAGTGGTGTAATCTCCAGTGTACACAGTTTTACCGCATCATCCATCGGGCCGTTTTTCTCCGGATTTCTCGTCATCATCATACTGTCATCGGTTTTCCTGCTTTACAAACGAATGGATATACTGAAGACCCGGAACAAACTGGAATCGCTCTCATCCAGGGAAAGCAGCTTTCTTCTGAATAATCTCATTTTTATCGGTATCTGTTTTTCGGTACTCTGGGGGACTATGTTCCCGCTGGTCAGCGAAGCGGTACGGGGATCAAAGATTACGGTGGGACCGCCATTTTTTAACCAGGTGAATGTACCCATCGGATTGGCACTGCTGCTGTTAACCGGTATCGGGCCGCTGCTTGCGTGGCGCCGGACATCTTTCGAAAGCTTCAAGCGTAACTTTATGACTCCCATTGTCCTGGGGGGCATCGCGGCAATTGTTCTCTGGATCGTCGGAGTGCGCGATCTCTATCCGTTTATTTCTGGTGTTCTAATAGTGTTTGTCAGTTCGTCAATAATCCAGGAATTCTGGAAGGGAACCACGGCCCGGCACCGGATGACCGGGGAGAATTACGCCCGGGCTCTGGTGAATATAGTGCTTAAAAATAAGAGCAGGTTCGGCGGATATATCGTGCATCTGGCCATCGTCTTTTACTTTATCGGCTTCACTGGATCGGCGTTTAATGTCGAGGTGGAGAAGACCATTGAGCCGGGTGAGGCAATTGAGGCGGGTATGTTCTCGTTTGTCTACTCGGACTTCCAGCAGATTGACAGACCAAATCACGTAGCTCAGATAGTGGAGCTGAAGGTCCTGAAAAACGGTAAATCCTACGGGAAACTCTATCCTGAAAAGCGGATGTATTTTCGGTCGAATCAACCGAATACGGAGGTCGATATTATCCAAACCTGGCGTGAGGATCTTTACGCGACGCTTGCCGGTGTGTCCGGAGGAGAAAACAGTGCTACGATTCGAATCTTCGTCAATCCGCTGGTTCAATGGATTTGGATAGGGGGGGCAATTCTGGCCTTCGGGACGATTATTGCCATGCTGCCAACTAAACCCCGGACTATACGGAAAACCAATGATTAA
- a CDS encoding cytochrome c-type biogenesis protein CcmH yields MIKTYIYTVFTVGIATLFFIGVIPEQVHAYDSGTYKKINSKLSCQCGCGLLVSVCTMDGCMCEGVRKQVGNMLDQGRSEQEITQTMISIYGEQILAAPPKSGFNLSAYILPFVFLVLGGGIVYSIASKWMSGDDESRETDPTHPGNTDPATNSNSLKHRDQIEQELENMDL; encoded by the coding sequence ATGATTAAAACCTATATATATACGGTTTTCACTGTTGGGATCGCCACCCTGTTTTTCATTGGAGTAATTCCCGAACAAGTGCATGCATACGACTCGGGCACTTATAAAAAGATTAACAGCAAACTGTCGTGCCAGTGTGGATGTGGTCTGTTGGTCTCCGTTTGTACCATGGATGGTTGCATGTGCGAAGGTGTCCGCAAACAGGTCGGAAATATGCTGGATCAGGGGAGATCCGAGCAGGAAATCACACAGACGATGATCAGCATTTACGGGGAACAAATTTTGGCTGCTCCGCCAAAATCCGGATTCAACCTATCGGCGTATATCCTGCCGTTTGTATTTCTGGTGCTCGGCGGAGGAATTGTGTACAGTATAGCCTCCAAATGGATGTCCGGTGACGATGAGAGTCGGGAGACAGATCCAACGCACCCAGGCAATACTGATCCCGCTACCAATTCCAACTCATTGAAACACCGGGATCAAATAGAGCAGGAACTGGAGAATATGGATCTGTGA
- a CDS encoding zinc ribbon domain-containing protein — protein sequence MLEPILTFIVFVGTLSFVVAPLVNKAGIIRRFTDDTVLKNLEQEKFNIYAQIKEADFEYEMGKLSYRDYKLQRQELMEKAGQVLDEIESQQNGEMHISGKQTPQTASATCDSCGATLPATAKFCSSCGQATSQPANACTECGTTNPPESQFCAECGTGLALA from the coding sequence ATGCTGGAGCCGATACTGACATTTATCGTATTTGTAGGAACACTCAGTTTTGTGGTGGCACCGCTTGTCAATAAAGCGGGCATTATTCGTCGCTTTACCGATGATACGGTTCTCAAAAATCTGGAGCAGGAAAAGTTTAACATCTACGCGCAGATAAAAGAGGCGGATTTCGAATATGAGATGGGGAAATTGTCCTATCGTGATTATAAATTACAGCGTCAGGAACTGATGGAGAAGGCTGGACAGGTACTCGATGAAATTGAATCGCAACAGAACGGTGAGATGCATATTTCCGGAAAGCAGACACCACAGACCGCGTCTGCGACCTGCGATTCATGTGGAGCAACCTTGCCAGCCACTGCAAAGTTCTGTAGTTCCTGCGGACAAGCCACCAGTCAACCAGCCAATGCCTGTACCGAATGTGGTACAACCAATCCGCCGGAAAGCCAGTTTTGTGCGGAATGCGGAACGGGATTGGCGCTAGCCTGA
- the ccmA gene encoding heme ABC exporter ATP-binding protein CcmA encodes MNSALQAEAVSKSFNQRPVLRDITLDIPEGAFVTLAGGNGAGKTTLLKILAKLMKPDSGSIHIYGKDIWKESDAARSNIGFLSHQILMYNDLNALENLRFTARLFGMLNYDDRIVEVLKQMHLYHRQYDPVKTYSRGMQQRLSLARAILHDPDILILDEPFSGLDESGIDIFTEYIESIRTQQKSAILVSHNLQIGYRLADTVYILSKGRIGFRAETKDVPYEVCHREYRQLLEAEG; translated from the coding sequence GTGAATTCAGCTCTCCAGGCCGAAGCCGTTAGTAAATCGTTTAATCAGCGTCCTGTCCTGCGGGATATCACACTCGACATTCCTGAAGGCGCCTTTGTCACTCTTGCCGGGGGGAACGGCGCCGGTAAAACCACTCTGCTGAAAATCTTGGCGAAACTCATGAAGCCGGACTCCGGATCAATTCATATCTATGGAAAGGATATCTGGAAGGAGTCGGATGCCGCCCGGAGTAACATCGGCTTTCTTTCCCATCAGATATTAATGTATAATGACCTGAATGCGCTGGAGAATCTCCGGTTTACTGCCAGGTTGTTCGGTATGTTGAATTACGACGACCGGATCGTTGAAGTACTTAAACAGATGCACCTGTATCATCGCCAATATGACCCGGTGAAGACCTACTCCAGGGGAATGCAGCAGCGTCTGTCTCTGGCGAGAGCCATTTTACATGATCCGGATATTCTGATTCTGGACGAGCCGTTTTCCGGGCTGGATGAATCCGGGATAGATATTTTTACGGAATACATTGAGTCAATCAGAACTCAACAGAAATCGGCCATCCTGGTGAGCCATAATTTGCAGATCGGCTATCGTCTGGCGGATACGGTGTACATCTTGAGCAAAGGCCGCATTGGATTCCGGGCGGAAACCAAAGACGTCCCGTACGAAGTCTGCCACAGGGAGTATCGCCAGCTGCTGGAGGCCGAAGGATGA
- a CDS encoding heme exporter protein CcmB, translating to MRQIFAILWKDLLVEFKSKESLLSMFIFGLLILVIFNFALEPTPAMKQLLTPGLLWVTFLFTGVLGLNRSFALEKENMAIQGMLLAPVDRGLVYFGKFGANLIVLLLAEVMTLPFFMLFLNMPLLQHFWLIMAIIFLGTFGFVAVGTLFSAMATNVKMSEVMLPLLLFPVATPILLASVASIREILAGEPFATYQNWFMLLVGFDLIFIVVPSLIFEYVVEE from the coding sequence ATGAGACAGATCTTTGCCATCCTCTGGAAGGATTTGCTGGTTGAGTTCAAGAGCAAAGAATCGCTGCTCTCCATGTTCATTTTTGGCCTGCTGATTCTAGTAATATTTAACTTTGCGCTGGAGCCGACGCCTGCCATGAAGCAGTTGCTGACGCCAGGATTGCTGTGGGTGACCTTTCTCTTTACCGGCGTACTTGGCCTCAACCGATCCTTCGCGCTGGAAAAGGAAAATATGGCCATACAGGGCATGCTACTGGCCCCTGTGGATCGTGGCTTAGTCTATTTTGGCAAGTTCGGCGCGAATCTTATTGTCCTGCTGCTTGCGGAAGTCATGACTCTGCCGTTTTTTATGCTATTTCTGAATATGCCGCTCCTCCAGCATTTCTGGTTGATTATGGCCATAATCTTCCTTGGGACCTTTGGCTTTGTGGCCGTTGGCACGCTGTTTTCCGCAATGGCGACGAACGTAAAAATGAGCGAGGTCATGCTGCCGCTGTTGTTGTTTCCTGTGGCAACGCCTATATTACTTGCCTCGGTGGCGAGTATCCGGGAAATTCTGGCCGGAGAACCGTTTGCAACCTACCAAAACTGGTTCATGCTGCTGGTGGGGTTTGACCTGATTTTCATCGTGGTGCCATCGTTAATCTTTGAATACGTAGTTGAGGAGTGA
- the ccsA gene encoding cytochrome c biogenesis protein CcsA — translation MFVSFLLIAWYAPIESTMGLVQKIFYYHVPSAWVAFLAFGVVFVCSILYLTSKDPKWDTFASSSVEIGVIFALIVLITGPIWARPVWGVWWTWEPRLTTTLILFLIYVAYLLLRYFGEKNEQTAKFAAVLGIIGFIDVPLVYLSINWWSAEAQVHPQRIGMGPEMKVAFFVSLFTFTLLYIYLLIRRVQVADAEKAVDELREIRDE, via the coding sequence ATGTTTGTTTCCTTTCTGCTCATCGCGTGGTATGCCCCGATAGAATCGACCATGGGACTGGTGCAGAAAATTTTTTACTATCATGTTCCCTCAGCATGGGTAGCATTTCTGGCCTTCGGGGTGGTCTTTGTGTGTAGTATTCTTTACCTCACCTCCAAGGATCCCAAATGGGATACGTTTGCTTCATCGTCGGTGGAGATCGGTGTCATCTTTGCGTTGATTGTGCTGATTACCGGACCCATATGGGCACGGCCGGTTTGGGGCGTCTGGTGGACGTGGGAGCCCCGGTTAACCACAACGCTGATCCTGTTCCTGATTTATGTGGCGTATCTGCTATTACGCTATTTCGGCGAGAAGAACGAGCAGACGGCGAAATTCGCTGCAGTGCTCGGAATTATAGGCTTTATCGATGTGCCGCTGGTTTACCTGAGTATCAATTGGTGGTCGGCTGAGGCGCAGGTGCATCCGCAGCGTATCGGGATGGGGCCAGAGATGAAGGTGGCGTTCTTCGTATCGTTGTTTACCTTCACACTCCTGTACATTTATCTGCTTATCCGTCGGGTGCAGGTGGCCGACGCCGAGAAGGCGGTGGACGAGCTTAGAGAAATACGTGACGAATAA
- a CDS encoding MBL fold metallo-hydrolase has product MNITIHKHTVGPFEENAWIVVNEDSEEAVLIDPGDQQEVFDAEIEELRITPVAIVNTHGHLDHIGAVKYLQDQYDLSFHLHAEDEFLLDQYPQHAQMFGVPMQGIPKVTDYLKPGETLYLANLNFRVIFTPGHTPGGVSLLLGNHLFAGDTLFAGSIGRTDLPGGEYDTLMRSIVENLLPLDDEVIVHSGHGPDTTIGDERESNPFIRQWLAKN; this is encoded by the coding sequence ATGAACATAACCATACATAAACACACCGTCGGCCCCTTCGAGGAGAACGCCTGGATTGTAGTCAATGAGGATAGCGAAGAAGCGGTACTTATCGATCCCGGTGATCAGCAAGAGGTGTTCGACGCGGAGATCGAGGAATTGAGAATAACGCCAGTGGCTATTGTCAACACGCACGGCCACCTGGATCACATCGGCGCGGTGAAATACCTGCAAGATCAATATGATTTGTCGTTTCATCTCCATGCGGAGGACGAATTTCTGCTCGATCAGTATCCGCAACACGCCCAGATGTTTGGGGTGCCGATGCAAGGGATTCCGAAGGTGACAGATTACCTGAAGCCGGGAGAAACTCTATACTTGGCCAATTTGAACTTTCGCGTGATATTCACTCCGGGGCACACACCGGGAGGCGTATCATTGCTACTGGGAAACCATTTGTTCGCAGGGGATACCCTGTTTGCGGGTTCCATCGGTCGCACTGATCTGCCGGGTGGCGAGTATGACACCCTCATGCGTTCAATCGTTGAAAACTTGTTGCCTCTGGATGATGAAGTAATCGTGCATTCCGGCCACGGACCGGACACCACTATTGGTGATGAGCGGGAGAGTAACCCGTTTATCAGACAGTGGTTGGCGAAGAATTAG
- the tilS gene encoding tRNA lysidine(34) synthetase TilS: MLNQLKQHIKDRGWLQAGDKLLLACSGGIDSMVMLHLFSGMAEEMNIKLALGHVNHQLRESAKDDERFVRRQATKLGLECYTASADVQKRSDKLGISMEMAARELRYYHLERMRGEIDARYICTAHTKSDQAETVLMRLAHGTGIHGIRGIHEQRDHLLRPLLTFSRSEIQEYAVSHAIDYREDPTNTDVTIERNWIRHKLFPMLRDNLNPRIEEALFRFSAAQSEVSEYLEHQAAEAMESLLLRRSEREIVLDIRGFRDYFTALQKQIIMNSMEELNPSYQSLTYPQMQQLYQILTEGSSGQSIELPNGISVMRSAGRVLFSMEDLSGQKSVDFNPTRQIRFGPCVIHKAETHNVTDQAYTVSNEWEAFFDKAVLMERNLCWRNWKNGDKMVLANGSTKKVSDIWIDNNVPVWEKLRRPLLVEGDKVYWIPGVKRSGFAWITPESDSVIYIKVESVL; encoded by the coding sequence ATGCTCAACCAGTTAAAACAACATATCAAAGATCGCGGTTGGTTGCAGGCGGGCGACAAACTGCTCTTGGCTTGTTCCGGCGGAATCGATTCCATGGTAATGCTTCATCTGTTTTCCGGAATGGCCGAGGAGATGAATATCAAACTCGCCCTGGGGCACGTTAATCATCAATTGCGGGAGTCGGCCAAAGATGATGAGCGGTTTGTCCGCCGGCAGGCGACGAAGCTCGGCCTGGAGTGTTATACTGCATCCGCTGATGTACAGAAACGAAGTGACAAACTCGGGATTTCCATGGAGATGGCCGCCCGGGAACTTCGATATTATCATTTGGAACGAATGCGGGGAGAAATTGATGCTCGATATATCTGTACTGCCCATACAAAATCCGATCAGGCGGAAACGGTTTTAATGCGGCTGGCTCATGGCACTGGGATCCACGGGATACGGGGAATTCATGAACAGCGGGATCATCTTCTTCGTCCACTGTTGACCTTCAGCAGAAGTGAAATCCAGGAGTATGCCGTTTCGCACGCAATTGATTACCGGGAGGATCCTACGAATACAGACGTAACAATTGAACGCAATTGGATCCGCCATAAACTTTTTCCCATGTTACGGGATAATTTGAATCCTCGAATTGAAGAGGCACTGTTCCGGTTTTCCGCGGCTCAATCGGAGGTGTCGGAGTACCTTGAACACCAAGCCGCTGAGGCTATGGAATCCCTTCTGTTACGGCGTTCTGAGCGGGAGATTGTGCTTGATATTCGGGGGTTCCGGGACTACTTTACTGCACTTCAAAAACAGATAATAATGAACAGTATGGAAGAGTTGAATCCCTCGTACCAGTCCCTGACCTACCCTCAGATGCAACAATTATATCAAATATTGACCGAAGGCTCCTCGGGACAATCAATAGAATTACCGAACGGGATTTCGGTGATGCGCAGTGCTGGGAGAGTTCTCTTTTCCATGGAAGATTTGAGCGGACAGAAATCGGTAGATTTTAATCCGACAAGGCAAATACGATTCGGTCCTTGTGTAATTCACAAGGCGGAAACCCATAATGTAACGGATCAAGCGTATACGGTCTCCAACGAGTGGGAAGCTTTTTTTGATAAAGCGGTACTGATGGAACGTAATTTGTGCTGGCGAAATTGGAAAAACGGCGATAAAATGGTGCTGGCGAACGGTTCAACAAAAAAAGTGAGCGACATTTGGATCGACAATAATGTTCCGGTCTGGGAAAAACTTCGCCGGCCGCTCCTGGTAGAGGGGGACAAAGTCTATTGGATCCCGGGAGTCAAACGATCCGGGTTTGCGTGGATTACGCCGGAATCGGACTCGGTAATATATATAAAGGTGGAATCGGTATTATGA
- the hpt gene encoding hypoxanthine phosphoribosyltransferase: MNSKYDGWVLEELISEEEIKNRLKEIGREITDAYKDKTPILIAVLNGSFIFVADLIRELDIECEIDFIKLSSYMNETKSSGTVRLVKDISANITDRDLIIIEDIVDSGLTVKFLKSRMEGSGPSSVAFVTLLHKAEISEIDFELDYVGFTIPNKFVVGYGLDLDQKYRKLPAIYAVKETVEKGSD; this comes from the coding sequence ATGAATAGCAAATACGACGGGTGGGTACTCGAAGAGCTGATAAGTGAGGAGGAGATAAAAAACCGCCTCAAGGAAATCGGCAGGGAAATTACCGACGCATACAAGGACAAAACACCGATTTTAATTGCGGTGCTCAACGGAAGCTTTATCTTTGTGGCTGACCTGATCCGGGAGCTGGACATCGAATGTGAGATTGATTTTATCAAGCTCTCGTCCTACATGAACGAGACCAAGTCCAGCGGCACGGTCCGGCTGGTAAAGGATATCAGCGCGAATATTACCGATCGGGATCTGATTATTATCGAAGATATTGTGGACTCCGGTCTGACTGTCAAATTTTTAAAAAGTCGGATGGAAGGAAGTGGTCCATCATCCGTGGCATTTGTCACGCTGCTCCACAAGGCAGAGATTTCGGAGATCGATTTTGAATTGGATTATGTCGGATTTACCATACCGAACAAATTTGTGGTCGGATACGGTTTGGATTTAGATCAAAAATACAGGAAACTCCCGGCAATCTATGCCGTTAAGGAGACTGTCGAAAAAGGGAGCGATTAA